In the Candidatus Omnitrophota bacterium genome, one interval contains:
- the ftsA gene encoding cell division protein FtsA gives MRKEIICGLDIGTSKISVVLGELNASNNKLGILAKAKVNAEGLERGKVLDIEKFTHSIELVMHMAGTDRELKPAKIILGIGNDSLRVYRYRRTTIISERIQEIKNFHIEHLIEETLNMAVPFDYEILHIFPEEFIVDGQGKIRDPRGMFGNRISADFLLVTISSSVLHNIKKGIYNAGYAADTILFTDLASAFTFLDEEERNAGVIFLKIGGGMTSVIKFLGGVPVFLEIIPFGGVDIDTAIAKATGVSVEEAKELKERYGGLSLEIPQEKIILKKSGKMLKRDELVRIINRILERVLFQIKKKIEKYENLSCLPYGIVLGGNTFLLEDLVEKVEEIFRLPVRLGGVKGIEDFTGGESNLYSWADSLGLLRFNSFSKVSKQNIDKHLHPFQKFLLHTKKIFEEYF, from the coding sequence ATGAGAAAAGAGATAATTTGTGGATTGGACATCGGTACGAGTAAAATTTCTGTTGTCTTAGGAGAATTGAATGCTTCTAATAATAAATTGGGCATACTTGCTAAGGCAAAAGTGAATGCAGAGGGACTGGAACGGGGTAAGGTATTGGATATAGAAAAGTTTACTCATTCCATAGAATTGGTTATGCATATGGCAGGGACGGATAGGGAACTAAAACCGGCAAAGATTATTTTGGGAATTGGGAATGACAGTTTGAGGGTTTACCGTTATCGGAGAACTACCATTATTTCGGAACGGATTCAGGAGATAAAAAACTTTCATATAGAGCACTTAATAGAAGAGACCCTGAATATGGCAGTCCCTTTTGACTATGAGATTTTACACATCTTTCCTGAAGAATTTATAGTGGATGGACAAGGTAAAATTAGGGACCCCCGCGGAATGTTTGGAAATAGGATTTCTGCAGATTTTCTCCTGGTGACTATCTCCTCTTCTGTTTTACATAATATCAAAAAAGGTATTTATAATGCAGGTTATGCGGCGGATACCATATTATTCACTGATCTGGCTTCTGCTTTCACTTTTTTGGATGAGGAGGAGCGTAACGCGGGTGTCATCTTCTTAAAGATAGGTGGAGGAATGACCAGTGTGATAAAATTTTTAGGGGGGGTTCCTGTGTTTTTGGAAATTATTCCCTTTGGCGGAGTAGATATTGATACTGCCATTGCTAAGGCAACCGGAGTTTCTGTGGAAGAAGCAAAGGAATTAAAGGAGAGGTATGGTGGTCTTTCTTTGGAAATTCCTCAGGAGAAAATAATTCTGAAAAAGTCTGGGAAAATGTTGAAACGCGATGAATTAGTGAGGATTATAAATAGAATATTAGAACGAGTTTTATTTCAGATAAAAAAGAAGATAGAAAAATATGAGAACCTTTCCTGTTTGCCTTATGGTATTGTTTTAGGAGGAAATACTTTTCTTCTGGAAGATTTGGTAGAAAAAGTTGAGGAAATATTCCGTCTTCCCGTAAGGTTAGGAGGTGTAAAAGGCATTGAGGACTTTACTGGCGGAGAAAGTAATCTCTATAGTTGGGCAGACTCGCTGGGTTTACTCCGTTTTAATTCTTTTTCCAAGGTTTCTAAACAGAATATAGATAAACATCTCCATCCTTTCCAAAAATTCCTCTTACATACAAAGAAAATCTTTGAAGAATATTTCTGA
- a CDS encoding cell division protein FtsQ/DivIB: MLKRRFRKTRIKKGNLLPEFIPRILTRFFLLGFIFFFLVFWFQKLSHLFLTNLSYFRLSEVYIKNHSYLEGEEAFEFIRLKPGVNIFNIDLSSLARELKERHPQYAEITVKRILPHKLLVVLKEREPIMQIKMSKFYPVDKNGFIIPYAKETPYANLPVILGVEPGEITLNNFSNSLRIKKAIEIIDALIKGNFSWRVRVAKINLSSLNDISFFLDDGVEVRFGALVKKEKFERLSQVLEEIKIKALSPGFIDLRFKDVILGPR; the protein is encoded by the coding sequence ATGCTGAAGAGAAGGTTTAGAAAAACAAGAATAAAGAAAGGGAATCTCCTCCCCGAGTTTATCCCACGGATTCTTACCAGATTTTTTCTTTTAGGATTTATTTTCTTCTTTTTAGTTTTTTGGTTCCAGAAATTATCCCATTTATTTTTAACAAATCTTTCCTATTTCAGACTTTCTGAGGTCTATATAAAAAATCATTCCTATCTTGAGGGAGAAGAAGCCTTTGAATTTATACGCTTAAAGCCAGGAGTAAATATTTTTAATATAGATCTTTCTTCTCTGGCAAGGGAACTTAAAGAAAGACATCCCCAATATGCAGAAATAACTGTAAAAAGAATTCTCCCTCATAAACTATTAGTGGTGCTTAAAGAGCGGGAGCCTATAATGCAGATAAAGATGTCTAAGTTTTATCCGGTAGATAAGAATGGTTTTATCATTCCCTATGCTAAAGAAACACCGTATGCTAATTTACCGGTTATCTTAGGGGTAGAACCGGGAGAGATTACGCTCAATAATTTTTCTAATTCCTTAAGGATTAAGAAAGCAATAGAAATAATTGATGCACTTATAAAAGGAAATTTCTCTTGGCGGGTGAGGGTAGCTAAGATAAATCTCTCCAGTTTAAATGATATATCTTTTTTCTTAGATGATGGTGTAGAGGTTAGATTTGGGGCTCTGGTCAAGAAAGAAAAATTTGAACGCCTCTCTCAGGTTTTAGAGGAGATTAAGATAAAAGCGCTTTCTCCAGGTTTCATTGATTTAAGATTTAAAGATGTTATTTTAGGACCCCGATGA